The nucleotide window TTCCAATGTTTCTAAAATCATAAAGGTATTATTCGCATCTTGTCCAAATGTTGGTTCATCAAGTAACAAGATGGACGGTTTATGAACAAGACTGCTAGCGATACTAAGGCGCTTTTTCTGCCCCATGGACAGCTGATAAGGATGCTGCTTTTCCATGCCCTCTAACCCAAATTGTCGAAGGAGCGATTGAATGGCTTCCTTTTCTTTCGTTGCAAGCGGTTGCTTGAAACGAAAAGCCATCTCATCCCATACTGTGTGGGTAATAAATTGATATTCTGGATTTTGAAACACAAAAGAAATCAACTGAGGTAAGTCTTTCTTCTTATGATGAGTTGTTCCTGCTAGCTCATAGTATCCCTTCGTCGGAATTAATTTCAGTAAACTATGAAAAAACGTACTTTTTCCCGCACCATTTTTCCCCGTTACCGCAATCCATTCAGATTTATTGACTTGTTCTTCGGTCACATGAATTTTTTCAACCTTTTTTCGAAATCCCCGAAAATCTTTCAATGAAATAATAGGTGTTGATGAACACAGCTTGGACGGTTGTTTTGTTTTAATATAATCTTCCCACACAGTAGAATGCCATATTCCATACTTCTGCAATTGCGCTTGATAAAGGTGAAGTTCATGTGGTCTGATCTCACTTTCAACGATTTCCCCATCCTCATTCATTAGTATAATACGATCAACAAAATCAAGAATATGTTCAATTTTATGTTCCACAATGACAACGGTTTTCTTAGAAGTCACTTGTTTCATCAATTGCCATAACTCGATTGTTCCTTCCTCATCAATCATCGCGGTTGGTTCATCTAAAAAGATAACTTCAGGATTAGTTGATAATACTGCCGCTGTACTTAGTCGCTGCTTCATCCCACCTGACAAGGAAGAAATAAGTGTATGCGAGGGCAAATGATCTAGTCCAACGCTTTTCAAAAGCTCTTGAATTCTCTCGCTCATTTCCTCAGGGGGACATTGGTAGTTTTCTAAGCCAAACGCTAGTTCTTCGTCCATAAAGGGCATACAAAACTGTGTATCTGGATCTTGAAACACGACTCCATTTTTTTCAGGAATCACGATGTTCTCTGCTT belongs to Bacillus spongiae and includes:
- a CDS encoding ABC transporter ATP-binding protein, which translates into the protein MSHSNHKIIELNNLRLKYPGSADLQFEGLDLSIERGEKVLLLGPSGCGKSTLLQLMSGIIPKSYEVPFKAENIVIPEKNGVVFQDPDTQFCMPFMDEELAFGLENYQCPPEEMSERIQELLKSVGLDHLPSHTLISSLSGGMKQRLSTAAVLSTNPEVIFLDEPTAMIDEEGTIELWQLMKQVTSKKTVVIVEHKIEHILDFVDRIILMNEDGEIVESEIRPHELHLYQAQLQKYGIWHSTVWEDYIKTKQPSKLCSSTPIISLKDFRGFRKKVEKIHVTEEQVNKSEWIAVTGKNGAGKSTFFHSLLKLIPTKGYYELAGTTHHKKKDLPQLISFVFQNPEYQFITHTVWDEMAFRFKQPLATKEKEAIQSLLRQFGLEGMEKQHPYQLSMGQKKRLSIASSLVHKPSILLLDEPTFGQDANNTFMILETLEELRHHGTTILMITHDRHIVKHFADREWKIDEGKLIGGETHGLDT